From the Chryseobacterium fluminis genome, the window TTCATCTTTGGAAATTCAGGAAAGCGGCCCAGGCTGCCGATAAAATTATTGCTATTTCAGAACAGACCAAAAGGGATATTGTCCGGTTTTTGAAAGTTCCGGAGGCAAAGATTCAGGTGGTTTACCAGGGCTGTCATCAGGCTTTTAAGGAACAGCAGACCGGGCAGCAGATAAAAGAAACCCAAGAAAAGTTCGGATTACCCGACCGGTTTATATTAAATGTGGGAACCATTGAAGAAAGGAAAAATCTTCTGAATGTTGTTAAAGGAATTAACGGCAGTGAGATTCCGCTCGTAGTGGTGGGAAAAAAGACAAAATATTTTAAAAAAATCGAAACATTCATCAGGAAAAATAAGCTTCAAAAACAGGTTTATTTTCTGGAAGGCGTTTCTATGGAAGAATTGGCCGTAATTTACAAACTGGCTGATATTTTTATTTATCCCAGTTTTTTTGAAGGTTTCGGAATTCCGGTGATCGAAGCACTGTTTTCTAAAACGGTGACGGTTACCAGTAATACCAGCTGCCTGCCGGAAGCAGGCGGGCCGGATTCTGTCTATGTGAATCCCCATAATTATTCAGATATTCAGTCCAAGATAAAATTCCTTTGGGATAATGAGGCGGAGCGCAAACGCCGTGCTGAAAAAAGCTTTGAATATGTTCAGAAGTTTAATGACGAACCTATCGCCAACGAATTGATGAGTCTGTATCAGGCCTTAATAAAAAATAAGTTATAAAGTCTTCTGTAACAGAAGACTTTATGTGTATAACAGGATTGATTATTCCACTTCAAAAGGAACCGCATACATCTGAACATACGGTCCGTAACTTCCCGGATCAAAACGGAATCTTATACTTCTGGTCGCCGTACTGGTCCAGTTCCCGTTTGACATATATACCCAAAGGTATAACGTAGTAGGCGCTGTAATACTGACTGCAATATTTCCTGAACCATAATAATCCGGACTCGCCGAAGCGCTGTTATATAAACGGGGGATAATTATTGATTTTATAGGAGAAAGATACGCAGGAGAAACATTATTGGTAGGCGAAGTTGATAAGAATAATGAGGTAAAGCCGTCATTTACATTACTGCTCGATGCATTAGCACCGGTCGGAGCGCACCACATGGTAAAATTTACCTGATATTTTCCGGGAGTCAGAGTAATATAAGCTCCGGAATAGGCAATTCTCTGGTCGCCAGATATTTGCGGATCATCAATGGTTGCTACGGTTTGTTCGGCAGTAGGAATGGTAGCCAATCTGGCAAGGCTTGTTCCGGGAGTCAGCCATCTGGCGTTTCCGTTTGAATCTGAAGTTAAAACTTTCCCTAAACCCTGATTGGTATCTGAAATTTTCAAAGCATTTCCGGTGGTCGAGTTAATTTCGAGTTTTGCAGTAGGGGCAGTAGTTCCTATTCCTACATTTCCGTTCATATCCACTGCCACATCATTGAGCTGCTGTGCGGCACTTGGTGTTCCTGCCGCAGGATTATCCTTCATTCCGTCCACGTGAAAAACAGCTTGGGGATTTGGGGTATTTATTCCGACCTGGCCGAATACAATTGAGCTCAGCAGACATGTTAATGGCACTAACTGTTTTTTCATTAGTTTTTATATTACAATTAATTTGATTGAAAACAGATAGTGATTCGGTGTATTTCTATAGACGTCCTGAAAATAAATAATGACCGGCTAATTCCAGAAATTCCGGACTCATTGGTTTTGATCGTATCTCAGATTTTATTGAAAGGCGCAAATATATTAAATCAGGATCAATAAATGAAAATATTAAACTAATATTGCTGATATTTAAAAATATATTATTCTATAATTAATTTTTGATTTATATTTATTTAAATTATTTTAAATCCTGTTTAAAATTAATGTTCATTAGGACCTGAACAGCTTATATCACCGATGTGATCCCATACATAAAATTCTTTTTATGATAAAACGCAAATATTTAAAGAAAGAAGTCGTTTAAACTTATAGAGGAAAACGAGGTCGAGAAAATTTAGCAATTTTGAATTGCAATTTAAGGACTGATAATCGGGAGCTCATCAACAAAGATAAAGTAGAGAAATGGATTTCACCACATTAAGCAGAAGTAAAAGAGAATTTTTTACAAAGTTTGACTTGGTAAAAATAATTCAGACCATTATAAAACGGCTGAAAACCGATTCCAGTGGCGGAAACTTTCGTTAAAGGACTATTCCGGGGAAGAATTACCGCAGAATTAAGTTCACATCAGGTGAAAATCAAGATTTTCAAAAAACTTACGTGTACTTCTTTTGCGTAAAGCTATTACTTAAATTAACTAAAGTGTTTAGAAATGTCTTGGATTTTCTTTGTGGTTTGCTACAGACAACCACACGAAGGGATTCGTGCGGTAGCGGTGAGGTAGCGGTGTGTGGTTATTACTGTCTCACACTTAAGTACACTTTAGAAAGTCTAAAAAATACCGCAGAATTAAGTATACTTCATAAGAAAATCAAAGATTTTCAAAAAACTTACGTGTACTTCTTTTGCGTAAAGCTATTGCTTAAATTAACTAAAGTGTTTAGAAATGTCTTGGATTTTCTTTGTGGTCTACTACAGACAACCACACGAAAGGATTCGTGCGGTAGCGGTGGTAATAGAAAATTTAAACAGCTTTAAAGGCTTTATTTATCGGAGCTTTACAAAAGATTTTTCCGTTTATGCTAAAATTTAAAAGCCGTCAAATAATTTTTTTTTGAAATAAATTTGTACAGTTGAAAAATAAAATCTTACCTTTGTCATTCAAATTTCAACAATGAAACCGAATTTTTTAACAGTACATCATTATCATCATCATCTCTGCTAGACGGAATTGATTGATAAGTTACTATGTAAAAAATCAAAATAAATTAAAAACCGTCTGAGTAAATAGACGGTTTTTTTGTTTCTTAATTTATCCCGGGAAATTTTTTCAATTCAACCAGTTTTTATTTGCTCAGACTCAACAGAAGTACAATGAGTAAATTAAAAATTGCAATACAAAAAAGCGGCAGGCTGTACGAAGAATCTCTGCAACTCCTTAAAGACTGCGGGATTTTCATCAACAACGGAAAAGACCAGTTAAAAGTCTCTGTCGATAATTTTCCTATGGAAATCATGTATTTACGGAACTCTGACATTCCTCAGTACCTGGAAGACGGTGTCGTAGATATTGCGATCGTTGGCGAAAATCTTTTGGTAGAGAAACAGAAAAACATCAACATTATCCAGAATCTGGGGTTTTCAAAATGCCGCGTCTCACTCGCGATTCCTAAAGAAATAGATACCGATGATATCCGGTATTTCCAGGGGAAGAAAATTGCAACTTCCTATCCGAATACGCTTCAGAATTTTCTTGAAAAAAATAACGTTTCAGCAGAGATTCACATCATTTCCGGTTCAGTGGAAATAGCGCCCAACATAGGTCTGGCAGATGGAATATGTGATATTGTAAGCTCCGGAAGCACTTTATTCAAAAATGGCTTAAGGGAGACCGTCACTTTACTGAAATCTGAAGCCGTCCTCGCAAAAACCGCTGATCTGAATCAGGAGAAATCTGAAATTTTGTCAAAATTCCTTTTCAGGATCCAGGCCGTCCTAAGGGCGAAGAATTCAAAATATATCCTGATGAATGTTCCCAACGATAAAATAGAAACGATCTCAAAAACACTTCCGGTTCTTAAAAGTCCGACGGTTATTCCTTTGGCTCAGGAAGGATGGAGCAGTATTCATTCTGTTATCGACGAAGAGAGATTCTGGGAGGTTATTGATGAGCTTAAAGATAAAGGAGCCCAGGATATTCTCATCATTCCAATCGATAAAATGGTTATATAATATGAAAATTAACAGATATCCTGAAAAAAGCAGCTGGACTGAGCTTATCAGAAGACCGGTCATCAAAAGAGAAGAATTGACCGGAATCATCCTTGATATTTTTAATGAAGTTGAAAAAAATGGTGACCAGGCTTTGATCCGCTTTAATAAAAAATTTGATGGGGCTGATACTGAAGTCTTAAGTGTTTCAGAAAGAGAAATGTCTGCTGCTGCAGATTTAATAAGTAATGAACTTAAAGCAGCAATTAGAGCGGCGAAAGAAAATATCACAACATTTCACGCATCACAACAGGTCGCGGAAGCAAAAACCGAGACTACAGCCGGTGTCATTTGCTGGCGGGAAAACCGCGCTATTGAGAAAGTGGGAATCTATATCCCCGGAGGGACAGCCCCTTTATTTTCAACAGTTCTGATGCTGGCAATTCCTGCCAATTTAGCGGGTTGCAAGGAAATAATATTATGTACACCACCGGATAAAAACGGAAATATCAATCCCGCGATTCTTTATACGGCTCAGCTTTGCGGAGTTACACAGATATTCAAAACCGGGGGAGCACAGGCCATCGCTGCGATGACAATAGGGACAGAAAGTATTCCGAATGTATATAAGATTTTCGGACCTGGAAATCAGTTTGTCGTGGCCGGAAAAGAATACGCCCAACGCTACGGAGTGGCCATCGACATGCCTGCAGGACCTAGTGAAGTCTTGGTTATTGCCGATGAACAAGCGGTTCCTTCATTTTGTGCGGCCGATTTATTATCACAGGCGGAACATGGCAGTGACAGCCAGGTGATTTTTATTTCAACCGATGAGCATGTTTTCGGTGAAACCATTTCGGAAATAGAAAAACAGGTGACAGTGCTGCCACGAAATGAACTGGCCGGAGAAGCTTTGAAAAACAGTCATTTCATTCTTCTGGATTCGATAGAAAAAGCATTGGAATTCAGTAATTTATATGCTCCTGAACATTTGATCCTGGCATTAGGGAAATGGGAATCCCATATTTCTGATATTCAGAATGCAGGATCTGTTTTTCTTGGAAATTATTCATGTGAGAGCGCAGGAGATTATGCCAGCGGGACCAATCATACGCTTCCGACCAATGGTTTTGCGAAAAATTACAGTGGGGTATCGCTGGACAGCTTTGTGAAGAAGATTACCTTTCAGAACTTATCTGACAAAGGGCTCAGGAATTTAGGAAAAACAATAGAAGTAATGGCAGAAGCAGAAGGACTTTTTGCTCATAAAAACGCGGTCACCCTCCGACTAAATCAATTAAAATGACAACAATAAAAATAACAAATCTCGTTCGGAAAAATATTCTGGAGCTACAGCCTTATATCAGCTTCAGAGATCATAATGAATTTAATGCTCCTGTTTTACTGGATGCCAATGAAAGTCCGTTCGGAGCATATAACCGCTATCCTGATTCTACCCAGAAAGAATTAAAAACAAAATTGAGGAATCTCAAAAATGTATCTCCGGATCAGATTGCTGTAGGAAACGGAAGCGACGAGCTCATTGACCTCATCATTAAAGTATTCTGCGAACCTAAAAAAGATTCGGTCTTGATGATGAATCCGTCTTTTGCCATGTATGGTTTTTATGCTTCAATCAATGAAAACCCGGTAGTAAAACTAAATTTAAATGAAAATTTTGAGATCGTAAAAGACGATTTTTTAAAAGTGATCAGTGAAAATGATTTGAAAATATTCTTTTTATGCTCGCCCAATAATCCTACTGGAAACAGTATTGAAGATCTTGAGTTTTTTATTCAGAATTTCAATGGAATCGTTGTTATTGACGAAGCTTATATCGAATTTTCAGAAAAAAAATCAAGCCTCGGGTTATTAAGCAAATATCCGAATATCATTGTTCTTCAAACCTTTTCAAAAGCCTGGGGAAAGGCCGGGGCAAGGGTAGGAGTTGCTTATTCTTCGAAGGAAATCATACGTTTCATCAATACGGTCAAAGCACCTTATAATGTCAATACTTTGAGTCAGGATCTCATTTTAAAATGTCTTGATAACATTTCTGATTTTGAAGAGAATGTTCAGGATATTATAAAGGAAAAAGACTGGCTGAAAAAAGAACTGGAAAGCATTCCGTGTGTCCGGAAAATATTTCCCAGTGACGCCAATTTCTTTTTAATCGAATGTACAGACGCTGAAAACGTATACCGGGCATTGTTGGAAAAAGAAGTGCTGACGAGCAAAAGAAGCCCACAGATTCCTAATTGCATCCGTATAAATGTCGGAAGCAGGGATGAAAATATAAAATTGGTCCAACTAATGAACATTTTGTAAACCTGTTAGGTTTCAATAATAAAATAGGTACAGAAAACATGAAAAAAGTATTATTTATAGATCGGGACGGAACTCTGATTATGGAGCCGCCCACAGACTTTCAGGTAGATTCGCTGGAAAAACTGGAGTTTTATCCCGGGGTTTTTCAAAATCTTTCAAGAATAGTTAAGGAACTGGATTATGAACTGGTTATGGTAACCAACCAGGATGGTTTGGGAACAGAAAGTTTTCCGTTTGAAGATTTTAGGCTGCCCCACGAAAAAATGCTGCAGGCTTTCGAAAATGAAGGTATTGTTTTTAATGATATACTGATCGACAGAAGCTTTGAACATGAAAATCTGCCCACCAGAAAACCGGGAACGGGAATGATGGCCAAATATATCTATGGTGATTATGACCTGAAAAATTCTTTTGTCATCGGCGACCGGGAAACTGATATTCAGCTGGCCGCAAATTTAGGTTCGAAAGCTATTTTCATAAATAAAAGTTCAAACAGTAATGTTGAGCTGACCACGGAGAAATGGAGTGAAATTTATCAGTATCTGAAACAAATTCCAAGAAAAGCATCTGTTTCCAGGAAAACGAACGAAACCGATATTGAAATTGAAGTGAATCTTGACGGAAGCGGAAAAGCAGACATTTCAACAGGCTTATTCTTTTTCGATCACATGCTGGAACAGATTTCTAAACACGGAAATTTAGATCTGAAAATTAAAGTGAAAGGAGATTTACAGGTGGATGAACACCATACCGTGGAAGATACCGGAATTGTCCTGGGAGAGGCCATCGCAAAAGCATTAGGCCGTAAAAAAGGAATTGAAAGATATGGTTTTCTGCTTCCGATGGATGATTGTCTGTCACAGGTAGCCATAGATTTTGGCGGCCGGCCGTGGCTGGTGTGGAAAGTAGACTTTACAAGAGAAAAAATAGGGGACGTCCCTACTGAAATGTTCGGGCATTTCTTTAAATCCTTTGCCGATTCTGCGAAATGTAACCTAAACATTACCTCAGAAGGTGAAAATGAGCACCACAAAATCGAATCTGTGTTTAAGGCGTTTGCCAAAGCTATAAAAATGGCAGCCCGCCAGACCGACCAGAATTTTAATGTACCGTCAACAAAAGGAAGTTTATAAATGATTGCGATTATAAAATACAACGGCGGAAACGTCAATTCTGTGCAGAATGCTTTAAACAGGCTCAATGCTGAGTCTGTGATTACGGATGATTTTGAAATCATTAAAAAAGCGGATAAAGTGATCTTTCCGGGGGTGGGAGAAGCTTCTTCTACCATGAGAAACCTGCAGGTAAAAGGGCTGGATCAATTGATTCCGGACTTAAAGCAGCCCGTTTTAGGAATCTGCCTGGGCATGCAGCTGATGTGTGGAAATAATGAGGAAGGAAATACAAAAGGCATGGGAATTTTTGATATTAATGTTAAAAAATTTCCTGCCCGGGATCTGGTTCCCCATATGGGCTGGAATACCATCACAAGCCTTGATTCGCCCGTTTTTTTGGGCGTTGAGCAGGGTAGTGATGTCTATTTTGTGCACAGTTTTTATTGTGAGCTATCCCGGAATACCACTTCTGTGTGCGATTATATTCTGCCTTTCAGCGCGTCTCTGCAGAAAGATAATTTTTTTGCCATGCAGTTTCACCCTGAAAAATCAGGAGCGACAGGAAGCCTGCTGTTAAACAATTTTTTAAAATTATAAGGATGAAGATTATTCCTGCGATTGATATTATAGACGGAAAATGTGTCCGTCTCTCCAAGGGAGATTATGCAACAAAAAAAATTTACAGTGAGAATCCGCTGGAGATAGCAAAGGAATTTGAAAATTCCGGAATACAATTTCTTCATCTGGTCGATCTGGACGGGGCAAAATCCAGACATATCGTTAACCGGAAAGTGCTGGAAACCATTGCCAGAGAAACCTCGCTGCATATTGATTTCGGAGGCGGTTTAAAAACCCTGGAAGATATTGAAACCGCTTTTGATTCAGGCGCGAAGCAAATCACCATCGGAAGTATTGCTGTTCAGGATCCTGAGTTTTGCTTCGGGCTGATCGAAAAATTCGGTTCCGGAAAAATTATTCTTGGAGCCGACTGTGATGACCGGAAAATAAAAACTTCGGGATGGCTGGAAGAGAGCGATAAGGAAATAATTGATTTTATCCTGGACTATCAGCAGAAAGGCATCAGTAATGTGATCTGTACAGATATTTCAAAGGATGGAATGCTCAAAGGGCCGTCCACGGATCTGTATGCAGAAATTATTGATAAAACGGCTGTCGGGCTCATCGCCAGCGGTGGGATCTCAGGGATTGAAGATGTATACAAAATGAAAGAAATCGGATGTTCGGGAACGATCATCGGAAAAGCGATCTATGAAGAGAAAATAAGTCTGAAAGAACTTCAAAATTTTATTACCCATGCTTAAGAAAAGAATCATCCCGTGTCTGGATATTAAGGACGGCACCACGGTAAAAGGCGTCAATTTTGAAGGACTTATCAACGCTGGAAATCCTGTTGAACTTGCCAAGAGATATGAAATAGAAGGGGCTGACGAACTTGTTTTCCTGGATATCACCGCCACGGTGGAAGAGCGGAAAACTTTCGCTGGTCTCGTTAAAGAGATCGCCAGAGAACTGAGCATTCCCTTCACGGTAGGAGGCGGAATATCGTCGGCCGAAGATGTGAGAAGACTTCTGGAAGCCGGGGCAGACAAAATAAGTATCAATTCTTCGGCAGTCAGAAACCCGGGGCTTATTGCTGAACTGGCTGAAGAGTTCGGGAATCAGTGTATTGTTGTTGCGGTCGATACCCGGTTTGTCAACGGTTCCCATCGGGTATTTGTCAAAGGAGGAAGGGAAATAACCGATCTCAATACATTAGATTGGGCAAAGAAAGCGGAAGAACTGGGAGCCGGCGAAATTCTTCTGACCTCGATGGATGGTGACGGAACCAAAAATGGCTTCGATCTGAGCATTACACAATTGATTTCTGAAAGCATATCTATTCCGGTAATCGCTTCCGGAGGAGCCGGAAAAGTAGCGCATTTTGAAGAAGTATTTACCATAACAGCTGCTACAGGAGCTCTGGCGGCCAGTGTCTTTCATTTCAGTGAAATAAAGATTCCGGATCTGAAAAATGAATTAAAATCTAAAAAAATTGAAGTACGATGAACATTAATTTTGATAAGCAAAACGGATTAGTCCCTGTTGTAATCCAGGATGACAGAACCTTACAGATCCTGATGCTTGGGTATATGAATGCAGAAGCCTTTGAAAAAACAAAAAAAGAAGAAATAGTGACTTTCTTCAGCCGTTCAAAAAACAGGCTTTGGACCAAAGGTGAAGAATCCGGAAATTTTCTGACAGTAAAAAGTATGGACCTGGATTGTGATCAGGATACCCTTTTAATTAGGGTTGTTCCTAAGAATATAGTCTGCCACACCGGCAGCTTCAGTTGTTTTGGCGATAAAAGCAATAAAGGATTTTTATATGAACTGGAAACTAAGATTTCCCAGAGAATTGATGAAAAAACCGAAGATTCATACACCTATTCTCTTTATAAAAAAGGAATGAATAAAATGGCTCAGAAAGTGGGCGAGGAAGCAGTAGAACTCGTTATTGAAGCCAAAGATAACGATGAAAGTCTCTTTAAAAATGAAGCGGCTGACCTTCTGTATCACTTTTTAATTTTACTGAAGGCTAAAGGTTTCACTTTAGAGGAAATTGAAGCGGTTTTAAAAGAAAGGAGCCACTGACTTTAACGCATTCATCATCATTTATAAATATCCCTATTTAAAAGAGTTACCTACAGTCAGCTAGCTTATTTTAAATAGGGATATTTGAATTTCCAACCTGCTGGTAAATTATTGCATCTTATATATTATGACGCGTTTTGTCGTAGTGCTGTCATAGCTTTGCATAGCGAATACGAAATACAGCATTTGTTTTATTAAATATTTTTAATAATCAGTATTCAGATGAAAAAAAAGACTATTTTTGCGGAAAATTTTAACTAATTAACTGGTAAACTCTACATATGATAAAATTCTATACAGGTGCATTATTCTTATGCACTATTTTAAATTTTTCTGCGCAGGAAGTAATCTGGCAGAAAGATATCAGGTCCAACACCCAGGATTTCCTGAGCCAGGTCACTACGACCATCGACGGGCAATACCTAATTTCGGGAAGCAGCATTCAGAGCAGTAAACTTCAGGCCGGGGCGGGTAAGCAGAACAAAGGTTACGACTTTCATTTAGTCAAACTAAACGAAAAGGGTGAAGAAGTCTGGGAAAAATATTTCTCGGGACAGAATCACGATTTTTTGACCGCGACGGTCAATACACAGGAAGGCGGATTTTTAGTTGCAGGAACTTCGTACAGCAATAAAGGACTGGATAAGAAGGAGGATTCTAAAGGAGGATCGGATTTATGGTTGATCCGTCTAAATGAGTTTGGAGATGAACTCTGGCAGAAAACCATCGGCACCGCTTCTGATGAAGAAGCGAGAGCGGTGATCCAGACCACCGATTTAGGATTCTTCGTATCTGGAAACATCCAGAACTCAGCCAGAGGATACGGATCGAAAGACGTTCTGGTGATAAGACTCGATAAAAACGGCAAAGAACTCTCCCAACTCATTTTAGGCGGGAAAGGACTGGATGAAGTGGAGAAAATGATTCCGACAAAAGACGGCGGGACTCTGTTAGGCGTTTACTCCAGAAGCACAGCCGGTGGCTCCAAGAAAACCGAAAATTTCGGTGAAGGCGATTACTGGATCATAAAACTTTCCAAAGACGGAAAAGTAGAATGGGAAAAGAACTTCGGCGGAAAAGGAGATGATCATTTAAGAACATTGGCGCTTACCTCATCGGGATATTTAATCGGAGGAGAATCGAGATCGGAAAGATCGGGAAATAAATCAGTTGGGATCACGGAAGGAACGGATTTGTGGCTGATTTCCTTGGATGACAGGGGAGAAGAAATCTGGCAGAAGTCCTATAATTTCAAAAACAGGGATGTGCTGATGGGAATGAGCGTGCTCACAAAGAGCCAGGAACACAGAGAAAAGAATAAAGACCTGACGACAGGGATTTTATTGGGTGGTTATACCCAGGCGGAAGGCAGGATAGAGGCCGATGATGAAAAATTTTGGATGCTGTATCTGGATGAGAATGGAAGTGAGCAGTGGAGAAAGCATGTGAAAGGTCAGTCTTCTAAAAAAGAGGAACGGTTATCTGATATTAAGCTCAATAGGGATGGTTCCATTATCCTGGCAGGAACCAGCGCCGAGGAATTGGGAAAAGAGAACTGGAAGATTGTAAAGCTGGGTGACAAGCAGATTGATCAGCTCATTGAGAAACAGGATATAAAAATCTATCCGAATCCGGTGTCGGATTATGCGTATGTGGAAATCGGAATGAACTTTACAGAAGCTGAGATTGTGTTGTATGATATGGGAGGAAGACAGCTGCAGAGTTTAAAAACTAAAAATATGGTGACCAAGATCAATACACAGAATTTGATTCAGGGGGCTTACCTGGTGGTCATAAAAACGGATACGGATAAAACGGCGAGTGCTAAACTGATTAAAAAGTAAAAACTAATTTTCATGAAGAAAAATACAATAGCTGTAATTTTATTACTGGCTTCATTACATGGTGCCGTCAATGCACAGGCGGGAGCAGGTGGGGACGATCCTAAAAGTTATGTTGGAGATATCAACCAGATGTTTGCTTCTGCTCCAACTTCCAATAATCTGATGAAATTTGAGGAGGTTCCGGTGAGTTATTACACGGGAATTCCGGATATCAGTATTCCGCTGGTGAGTATTCCGACAACTAATTCCAAAGTTTCTGTCGGTGTTCAGCTGAAATATCACCCGTTAAGTGCCAAACCTGATGACAGAGCAAGTGAAACCGGGTTAGGCTGGAGCCTTATTGCAGGGGGAACTATTTCCAGAACAGTGAGAGGAGGAAATCCTGATGAAAAGAACAGAACGATCGCATTTTCGAACCCACCGAAAGCCAAGTATGGAATTTATTTTGAAGCACTGAATCCCACCTCGAAACTGATGAAGGATCAGACTATCGATCTGAATGATTATAGTTTTAATGCAGCGATGGGAATGTATGACACAGAATATGATCTGTATCAGTATAATTTCATGGGACAATCTGGCAGATTTTATATTGTAAAAGATGATAATGGAAAATATAAGGCTGAAAAGCTGGATAAAAATAATTTAAAGATCATTATTAATAATACTGTTCCCAACGAGATTACCAGTTTTACGGTAGTGGATGATAAAGGAATCCGGTATACTTTTGAGGGAATGGAAAAATCCCAGAAAACAATTAATAGTGTTAAGACCGGCCTTACCACAGGGATCGGAAATCCAAATCCAAGCACGGAAATCAGCAATTATTGGGCGGGATATAACTTAACAACGATTAAAGACCAGAATGGAATTCTTCTTGCGACCTTCAATTACGGAACCGATTCAACGGTAAAATTTGAAGAAACGCCAACGACCACAAGGCGACTGGCAAGCGATGTATACTATACCAATAACTCACAGACCGCCAACGGAGTTCTGCAAAATCCTGACGGAAGCATGCCGGGAGCCAGTGAAACCCAATATGTGTTTAATACTTCAATTACCAAACTACTGACCAGTATTGAGGTGAGAGGAAAAGGAACGATCTATCTGAACTATGAAAAAGGGAGACAGGATTCTAACTATACGGAACCTTCAGAACTTTATAAACTGAAATCTGTACAGAGCAATTATGTCGGCCAGAATGCCCAGCAGTATACTGATAAA encodes:
- a CDS encoding T9SS type A sorting domain-containing protein; translation: MIKFYTGALFLCTILNFSAQEVIWQKDIRSNTQDFLSQVTTTIDGQYLISGSSIQSSKLQAGAGKQNKGYDFHLVKLNEKGEEVWEKYFSGQNHDFLTATVNTQEGGFLVAGTSYSNKGLDKKEDSKGGSDLWLIRLNEFGDELWQKTIGTASDEEARAVIQTTDLGFFVSGNIQNSARGYGSKDVLVIRLDKNGKELSQLILGGKGLDEVEKMIPTKDGGTLLGVYSRSTAGGSKKTENFGEGDYWIIKLSKDGKVEWEKNFGGKGDDHLRTLALTSSGYLIGGESRSERSGNKSVGITEGTDLWLISLDDRGEEIWQKSYNFKNRDVLMGMSVLTKSQEHREKNKDLTTGILLGGYTQAEGRIEADDEKFWMLYLDENGSEQWRKHVKGQSSKKEERLSDIKLNRDGSIILAGTSAEELGKENWKIVKLGDKQIDQLIEKQDIKIYPNPVSDYAYVEIGMNFTEAEIVLYDMGGRQLQSLKTKNMVTKINTQNLIQGAYLVVIKTDTDKTASAKLIKK
- the hisF gene encoding imidazole glycerol phosphate synthase subunit HisF; amino-acid sequence: MLKKRIIPCLDIKDGTTVKGVNFEGLINAGNPVELAKRYEIEGADELVFLDITATVEERKTFAGLVKEIARELSIPFTVGGGISSAEDVRRLLEAGADKISINSSAVRNPGLIAELAEEFGNQCIVVAVDTRFVNGSHRVFVKGGREITDLNTLDWAKKAEELGAGEILLTSMDGDGTKNGFDLSITQLISESISIPVIASGGAGKVAHFEEVFTITAATGALAASVFHFSEIKIPDLKNELKSKKIEVR
- the hisIE gene encoding bifunctional phosphoribosyl-AMP cyclohydrolase/phosphoribosyl-ATP diphosphatase HisIE; this translates as MNINFDKQNGLVPVVIQDDRTLQILMLGYMNAEAFEKTKKEEIVTFFSRSKNRLWTKGEESGNFLTVKSMDLDCDQDTLLIRVVPKNIVCHTGSFSCFGDKSNKGFLYELETKISQRIDEKTEDSYTYSLYKKGMNKMAQKVGEEAVELVIEAKDNDESLFKNEAADLLYHFLILLKAKGFTLEEIEAVLKERSH